Within Leptospira brenneri, the genomic segment TTGATCAAATAGGGAAGAGCTTCCAAGATATGATTGATTTTTTCAGAATGGTGGTTCATAAAAGTCCTCATTTATGATAATGAAATTTAAAGCCGCCGCAGTGCAAGTCACAAGTACAGCAAGAGTCTCAAATAACCTAACTAAGTGTAGGCAACTTGTAGAAGAAGCAGCCAGTGCCGGTGCCAAAGTCATTGGACTTCCCGAAAACTTTTCTTTTATGGGAACAGAATCGGAGAAAAAAAATCTCCTCGGGCAAATCGAAGAAGAAACAAATGCTTTTTTACAAGAAACTGCTAGAGATTTAGGAATTTATCTTTTGGGTGGTGGGTTCCCGACCAAAGCACCAACGGGAAAGGTTTACAATACTGCGGTCATCACAAATCCAGAAGGAGAGGAAATCTTTCGTTATCATAAAGCCCATCTCTTCAATGCTGTGGTGGGTGATGGCTTTAATTATAGTGAATCCAATTCCACGGAAAGTGGGGGAAAGGTTCCTGATGTCATCCAAACCGAATATGGAAAAGTTTCTTCGGCAATTTGTTATGACATTCGTTTCCCAGAGCTCTTTCGTTCCTTGTCAGAGAGGGGTGTCGAACTTTGTTTTTTGCCAGCGGCTTTTACCGTTCCTACAGGGGAAGCACACTGGCATGTGCTCCTTCGTG encodes:
- a CDS encoding carbon-nitrogen hydrolase family protein, encoding MKFKAAAVQVTSTARVSNNLTKCRQLVEEAASAGAKVIGLPENFSFMGTESEKKNLLGQIEEETNAFLQETARDLGIYLLGGGFPTKAPTGKVYNTAVITNPEGEEIFRYHKAHLFNAVVGDGFNYSESNSTESGGKVPDVIQTEYGKVSSAICYDIRFPELFRSLSERGVELCFLPAAFTVPTGEAHWHVLLRARAIENFMYVLAPGQTGTHDPHGNRKTFGHSLIISPWGEILDEINNEEGFAIAEIDLQKLSEIRNQLPSLNHRLF